The Longimicrobium sp. sequence GCCAGCGGCTGGCGCGCTACCGCAGCGTGCGGCTGACCACTGACCTGTCGAAGCTGACGCCGAACGAGCGGCGGATGATCCCGCTGCTGATCGACGCGGCCAGGGAGATGGACGCCATCTTCTGGATGCAGACGTATCCCGGCAGCCGCGACTCGCTGATGTCGCGCATCACCGACGCGCGGATGCGGCAGTACGTGGAGCTGAACTACGGGCCGTGGGACCGGCTGGAGAACGACCAGCCGTTCGTCCCCGGGGTCGGCGCCAAGCCCGAGGGCTCGAACTACTATCCCGCGGGGATGACCAAGGCCGAGTTCGACGCCGAGGTGGCGAAGGGCGGCGCGCGCGCCGACTCGCTGAAGAGCCTGTACACGCTGGTGCGCCGCGACGCGTCGGGGCGGCTGTACACGATCCCCTTCCACGTGGCCTACGCGCCGCATCTCCAGCGCGCGGCGGAGAAGCTGCGGCAGGCCGCCGCGCTGGCGGACGATCCCGGCCTCAAGCGCTACCTGACGCTCCGCGCGGACGCGCTCCTCTCCGACGACTTCCAGGCCAGCGACCTGGCGTGGATGGACATGAAGACGAACACGCTCGACATCGTGATCGGGCCGATCGAGACCTACGAGGACGCGCTGTACGGCTACAAGGCGGCCAACGAGTCGTACGTGCTGGTGAAGGACCAGGAGTGGAGCCGCCGGCTGGCGCGCTACGTCTCCATGCTCCCCGGGCTGCAGCGCGGGCTGCCGGTGGAGGAACAGTTCAAGCGCGAGACGCCCGGAAGCAACAGCGACCTGAACGCCTACGACGCGGTCTACTACGCCGGCGAGGCGAACTCGGGGGCGAAGACCATCGCCATCAACCTGCCCAACGACGAGCAGGTGCAGCTGCAGAAGGGCACACGCCGGCTGCAGCTGAAGAACGCGATGCGCGCCAAGTTCGACGCCATCATGGTTCCCATCGGCCGCGAGCTCATCGTCCCCGAGCAGGTGGGGAACGTGGCGTTCGACGCCTTCTTCGAGAACACCATGTTCCACGAGGTGGCGCACGGGCTGGGGATCAAGAACGTGGTGAACGGCACGGGGACGGTGCGCGAGGCGCTGAAGGAGCGGTACGGCGGGCTCGAGGAGGAGAAGGCGGACGTGCTGGGGCTGTACATGGTGACGCAGCTGAACCGCCGGGGCGAGCTGGGGAGCGAGCCGCTGCTGAACAACTACGTAACCTTCCTGGCCGGCCTCTTCCGCTCGGTGCGCTTCGGGGCGAGCGACGCGCACGGGCGGGCGAACATGGCCACCTTCAACTTCTTCGCCGAGCAGGGCGCCTTCACGCGCGACGCGGCCACGGGCAAGTACCGGGTGAACTTCGAGGCCATGCAGCGCGCCGTCGACGCGCTGGCGGGGAGAATCCTGCGGCTGCAGGGCACCGGCGACTACGCGGGCGTGGGCACGTTCATGAGCGGCTACGGCGTGATCCGCCCCGAGCTGCAGGGCGACCTGAACCGCCTGTCGCGCCTCGGCATCCCCGTGGACGTGGTGTTCGAGCAGGGGTCCAGCGTGCTGGGGCTGTAGTCTCGTAGCGCTGTAAAGCATCGGGACGGGCCGCCGGGGCGCGCCCTCCCCGGCTCGCCTAGGCTCGCCACCCCTCCCGTACCGGGAGGGGTAGCCGCCCAGCTTTCCGGCCACGCGCGAACAGGGGTGTGAGGCCAGGCTGCAGGGCGCACCGATGCCGACGTGCTCCCCTCTCCCGGTACGGGAGAGGGCGAGCGCTCTAAGGCGCGGGGAGAGGGCGGACGGATGCTTGCCGCACGCACCGCCCTTGACCCCGCGCTCTCCTTCCCTCGACGAGAGCACCCCGATGCGCCAAGTCTGGATCACCAAGCGGGGCGGGCCGGAGGTGCTGCAGGTGCGCGAGGCGCCCGACCCCGAGCCGAAGCCGGGCGAGATCCGCATCCGCGTGGCGGCGGCGGGGATCAACTTCGCCGACATCCTGGCGCGCATGGGGCTGTATCCCGACGCGCCGCCGCTTCCCGCCGTCGTGGGCTACGAGGTGGCGGGCACCGTCGACGCGGTGGGCGAGGGCGTCACCGGCTTCGAGATCGGCGACCGCGTGGGGTCGATGACGCGCTTCGGGGGATACTCGGACATCGCCTGCGTCCCCGCGCTGCAGGCGATCCGGCTGCCCGATGGATTGAGCTTCGAGGAGGCCGCCGCCATCCCGGTGAACTACCTGACCGCGTGGCTGATGCTGGTGACGCTCGGCAACGTGCGTGCGGGCGACCGGGTGCTGGTGCACGCGGTCGCCGGCGGCGTGGGGCAGGCGGCGCTGCAGATCTGCCGCTGGAAGGGCGCGGAGGTGATCGGCACCGCCAGCGCGTCCAAGCACGCGCGGCTGAAGGAGTTGGGCGTGGCGCACTGCATCGACTACCGCACGCAGGACTTCCTCGCGGAGACGAAGCGCATCACCGGCGGCCGCGGCGTGGACATCGCGCTCGACGCCGTCGGCGGCGACAGCTTCCGCAAGAGCTACAGGGCGCTCGCGCCGCTCGGCCGTCTCTACATCTTCGGTGCGTCCGCGCTGGCCACGGGGAAGCGGCGCAGCCTCGTCTCCGCCGCGCGCGGGCTGCTGGCGATGCCCGCGTTCCGTCCGATCCCCCTGATGAACGCCAACCGCGGCGTGCACGGCGTGAACCTGGGCCACCTCTGGAACCAGGCGGCGCGGCTGCGCGAGATGCTGGGCGAGATCGTGGCGCTGGTGGCGGACGGCACCTTCCGCCCCGTGGTCGACCGCTCGTTCCCGTTCGACCGCGCCGGGGAGGCGCACGAGTGGATGCAGGACCGCAAGAATTTCGGGAAGGTGCTGCTGACGCCGTAGCTTTCTTCATCCCAGGCGATCTTTTCGTCTCTCACAGAGGGCACAGAGGTCACAGAGAACCGATTCAGTTTCTCCGTGACCTCTGTGCCCTCTGTGAGAGTCCTTCTTTTCTCAATGCGTCGGCGTGATGCGATAAAGGCGGACGTGCTCGATTTCGCCGTCGGTGGCGGTGCCGATGAGCCAGCCGTCGCCGACCTGGTGCACGGTCAGGGCGTCCGGCTTGCGCGCGCGGCCGAGCATGCGGCCGTCCGGCGAGACGATGGTCCACCCGCGCGCCAGCGTCCCCTCGCCCGACTCGGGCGACTCCACCCACAGGTTGCCGTGCGCATCCACCAGCAGGCCCGTGATCGCGGGCTTCTGCTTCGGATACGGCGCGCGGTCGAGCATCCGCGCGTGCTGGCGGGCGATGGCGCCGTTGTTCTCGGCGCCGAGCGTCACCAGCCGCTCGCGGTACGCGCGCACGTCGGCGGGGGTGACAGGCTGAAGCTCGCGGTCCGCGCGGACGAGCGCGCGCACGCCGCCGCCGGGCGCGTACTCCGCGATCTCCCACCGATCGCCGTCCGCCACGTAGACGCGCCCGCCGCTTCCCGCCGCGATGGTGGCGCGGCCGAAGGGAAGCGGCATCATCATCAACCCGCCCGCCGGATTCCCGGACGCCAGCACCTCCGAGCCGGGAAAGCGGCCCAGCACCGCCACCGCGCCGTCCGGACGGAGAACTGCGAGGGAGATGGTGTCGCGCTGCACGTGGACGCCCTCCGTCGCCGACATCCCGAGCGACGGCTGGTGGAGCGCGAGGAGAAGCGCGCCGCCGTCCAGCGCGCCCTCCGCGCGCGGGAAGATGCCGAGCGGCTGCGCGGGCGCCACGCTGCGCGCGAAGTCGCCCGCGGGAGTGAAGACGGAGAGCCGCCCGGTCCCCGAGTCCCAGGCGGCGATGCTGTCACCCGCGAAGCGGCCGACCCACGAGAGCGCGCGGAACTCGCCGGGGCCGTCGCCGGCGCGGCCGACGCTGCGCTGGTGCGCGCCATCCGCGCCGAAGATCTCCAGCGTGCTCGTCCCCCCGTTCGCCACCACGATCCGGCCGTCGCCCAAGCGTACGGCGCCCATCACCTGGTAGAGCCCCGGCCCCTTCCCCGCCTCCGCGCCGGTGAGGTCGAGCTCGGGGCGATCGGCCACCCGCCACGCGATCTCCGACTCGCCGCCGTGGTGCTCGACGATGCGGACGCCGGCGCTGTCGCGCGTGGCCGTGCCGGGCTTCGCATCCGCCTCCGTCCTGCATCCCGCCAGGACGGGGAGGAGCAGGAGCCCGAGCGCGAACCGCCTCATCGCCGCGCGGAGAGGGCGCGCAGGCGGGCGGCCATCCCCTCCAGCACCCGCGCGTCGGCCGACGCGGACGGCGCGTGGACGGCGGCGGCCGCTCGCCCCATCACGGCCAATTTCTTCGGCAGCAGCACGGTGCCGCCCGACGCGCGGTCCTGCGCGACCAGGCGGGCGAGCGTGGCGCTCGCGACCTCCGCGTTGGTCCGCGCGGGTGGCATGGCGACCGGACCCGGGCTCGTCGCCAGCGGCTCGTCGCACGCGGCTGCGGACAGGGCGAGCGCCGCGGCGGCCGCGAGGGCGCGCGGCTTCGTCGATCTGATCATCGGTCGATCTCCGCTACGGCTTGACGGGCTTGAGCTCGGTGGGCTTGGGGCACGGGATCTCTTCGTAGACGCAGATGTTTCCCGTGCAGACCACGTAGTAGCACTTGGTCTCGTCCTGCGCGGCGGCCTGGCGGGCGGTCGAGGTGATGGCGACCGCCGATCCGGCGACGATCACGGCCAGGCTCAACGCACGGACCATTTGGTGGCGTGACATTCGTCTCCCCTTTCATGGTGATTGCGTGACATGAACTGCGGGAGCGGCGGGCGAGGCGTACAATCTATAGTTCTTCCACACACTTCACGCAAGAAATAGATGAATGGACACAGGTAAGATGAACGGAAGACGCAACTTGTCGGCGCCGACGTCCTCCAGTGGCGCTGAATGCGCTCCAACACGATTTCGCCCCGCATCCCGGCGAAATTCCGGCAACTGGCGCAATCGCATGGGTTTGCGCTAAATTTCATCACAGACCGCACCGATTCGATTCCGCAGCCCCGGCTCGATGCTCCGTATCCCGAACCTCCGCCGACTGACCGCCCTCGCGCTGGTGCCGCTGGCCTGCGCGGCCGTCGCGGCGTGCGAGGCGCGCGGCGTGCGCGAGGGCGCGGCGCAGCCGCCGGGGGTACCGACACAGTTCCGTCCGGAGCGGGCGCCGGGCGCGCAGCGTGCCTACGCTGGCCGCTTCCGGGTGGCGTACTGGCCGATGGACGACACGCTGTTCGCGCGCTGGCAGGACGACTTCCGGCAGGCGCACTTCCTGGAGGACGTGGCCGGCTGGATGAACGACTGGGTGCGGCTCCCCCAGGACGTGACGCTCACCTTCGCGCAGTGCGGCGAGTCGAACTCGTTCTACGAGCCGCGCGACCGGACGGTGACCGTCTGCTTCGAGCTGGTGGACGAGCTGGACCAGATGTTCGCCGACGACCGCGACCGCGACCAGGCGGTGAACGATGCGCTGCTCTTCACCACGCTGCACGAGGTGGGACACGCGCTGGTGAACGTGCTGGACCTGCCCGTCACTGGGCGCGAGGAGGACGCCGTGGACCAGCTGGCGTCGCTCATCCTGGTCGACGGCGCGGAGGACGGCGACGAGGCGGCGGTCAACGGCGTGCGCGGCCTTCCCGACGACGACCAGCTCGACGACCTGGCCTTCGCCGACGAGCACGCGCTGAACGGGCAGCGCTTCTACAACGTGCTCTGCCTGGTCTACGGCCAGGACCCCGACGCGTACGCAGACTGGACGCACGACGGCACCCTGCCGCCCGAGCGTGCCGAGCGCTGTCCCGAAGAGTACGAGCAGACACGCGCGAGCTGGCAGAAGCTGCTGGGGCCGTATCTGCGCGGGTGAGTGCGAAAGTGCGATGGTGCGAGAGTGCGGAAGTGCGGAAGTGCGCTGGCCCGGCGCATCGGGCCGGCGTTTTCGTTTTCGGTAGATGGATCGCGGTTCGCCGCCAATTTCCGCGGCGGCGCTACAATCACGCGTTCAACAGATCAAGGGAGATCAGATGACGATGTCGTTCCGGCTCGCCGCGGCGTGCGCGGCGGTGATGGCGATTGCGGCGCCGGCGGGCGCGCAGTCGCTGCAGCAGCGCGAGCTTCCGCCCGCCGAGCGGATGCTGCGGACGTTCGAGGAAGACACGCGCGCGGGGCGCACCATGGGCCCCGACGGCGAGGCCGCCGTGCAGTACGCGCTGACGCACATGCCGCAAGTCGAGCCCGCCAAGCTCGACTCGATCCTCGCCGGGCTGGAGCGGATCGCCCTGACCTCCGACGCGCGCCTCTCGCGGGTGCGCGCGGTGATGCAGCTCGGGCGCGACTCCACCGGGTTCGAGCGGATGCTGCGGATCTACCGGGCCTCCGCCGCGCACCCCGAGGTGCGCGACATGGTGCTGTCCACCATCGACACGCCGAAGGAGCCGCAGCAGCTCCAGGCGCTCATCACGCTGCTGCGCGGGATCGTGGTGGCGCCGGCCGGGCAGGAGGATTTCGAGGGCGCGTCGGTCGAGGCCATGCGCCAGCTGTACGCGCTCAAGGCGCCCGGCATCGCCGCGCTGCGCGACCTGCACGCAAAGAACCTGGCGCGCAACCCCGAGGTCCGCGCGCTGCTCGCGAGCTGGGCCCGCCAGGACTTCAAGCTCCAGGAGAGCGGCCCGGGACGGTAAGGCCGGATCGGCGGTTTTTGTAGCGCGACGATGCGAGTGAACTCGCGGCTACAACAACACGCAGTCCGCCTTCGCAGACTTCACCGGCGGGAGATTCTCGCTCGCGTTGCGGGCGTCGTCGCGCAAGCCGGCGCGAACACCAGGCGCGCCCCGGAAGAGACGTCATCCTGAGGGAGGCGCCGCGCCTAAGTCGCGTCCGCACTGGTGGTTGGCGCCGACCGAAGGATCTATGGCAGGCATCCGAGCGACAGCCTGGCTATCGCTTGGATGCTGGTTATAGATCCTTCGGCCTGCGACCATCCTCGCACTTCGTGAGGACGGTCTGGCCGGCCTCAGGATGACGTCTTTCGACGTCGGAGCAGCACCACAAACGGCGGAGGGCCCGCGGACGGATCCGCGGGCCCTCCGTTCTCCATCTCCATCCCCCTACTGCTGGTCGGCGGGGATGACGTCTACGCGCTCGGTCTTGCCGCGGCCGAAGGTCTCGGGGGTGTACATCTCCTCCGCGCGCGGCGGCGGGACGATGAAGCGGCCCGGCGTGGTGGCCCGCGCCACGTAGCTGTACGTGTACGTCCCCGCGGGGAGGAAGGTCGTGAAGGCCTCGGCGCGGTCGTCGCGCAGGTTCTGGTGCTGGTACCAGTACGCGCGCCACCACCAGTCGTACGTCAGCGGCCGAGCCGTGCCACCCTCCGGCGCCACGTCCTGCGTCCCCTGCAGCTCCGGGTTCACCGGCTCGAACCCGGCGGGAAGCGGATCCACCAGCGCCACGTGCAGCCGCCGCGACGGCGCCGTCATCGTCACCGTCACCCGCACGCGCGCGCCGGCCTTCACCCGCCAGTGACCGTCCGATCCCAGCACCACGTCGCGCTGGTCGTCCACGCCCTCGTAGGTGCGGCTCACCACGAAGCCGGCGTCCAGCGGCAGCAGGTCCAGGTCGCGCGGGGCGTAGCGCAGCCCCGCGCGGTAGTAGAGCCGACCCGGCCCTTCCTTCCCGATCGTCAGCGAAGACGGCCGCTCCTGCTGCAGCGTCTGCATCGGCACCGAGACGAGCCAGCGGTCCGTCTGCCGGCCGGTGAACTGGTGGCTGCCCGCGAAGCGCTCGCCCAGCCAGACGCGCGCGACGAACTCGGGCGTCTGCCCCTCGAACGCGTGGAAGTAGCGGTCCAGCGCCACCAGCACCCACCCGTTCTCCTGTGTGTTGTCCCACCGCCCGCGCACGCGGTGGCCCAGCAGCCCGCGCACCGTCTTGGGGATCAGCGGGTTGTCGGGCTGCGCGCCGATCAGCGCCTCGAGCACCACGCCGTCCGTCCTCCGGTTGCTGTGCAGCAGCAGGTACTCGCCCTCGCTGTAGTGCGTGGTGAAGGTCGCGGTCGCCGCCGTCTCCGTCGCGCGGTTGTTGATGAAGCGCAGCAGCGTGTCGCGCTGCGCCGCCAGCTCCGCCTTCCCCGTCGCGGCGGAGAGGAGCCAGCCGGCCTCCTCGGTGGTGATGGAGTCGCGCGGGGCGGTGGCCATGAAGCGCCGCACCCCGTCCGCCGCCGTGGCGTCGCCCATCCGCGCGCGGACGTAGAGCGCGTAGGCGTGGAGCGCGCGGCGCACGTCCGCCGGGTACTCGCGCGGCAGGCTGCCGGGGATGGTGCGCAGGTAGGCGATCGAGCGCTGCATCACCTGCTGCGGCACCTCGTATCCCTTCTCCCGCGCCCGCTGCAGCGCGTGCGCCGCGTGGATGCTGACGTAGGGGAACGACGGCTGCCCCGCGCGCCAGAACCCGAATCCCCCGTCGGAGTTCTGCCGCGCGGCCAGGTCGCGCACGTCGCGGTCGACGGACGCGCGCAGCGCTTCGGGATCGGGGAGCTCCTCGGTGCGGAAGGCGTACAGCACGTCGCGCAGCGCGGTCACCCCCAGCATCCGCGAGGCGATCTGCTCGGCGCACTCGTAGGGGTAGCGGACGAGGTAGAGGAGCGCGTCCGTCAGCTCCTGCAGCGCCGTGGACGAGGTCGTGACCTCCACCCCGCCGAACGCGGGGATGGCGTCCATCGGCACCTGCAGCGGCAGCGTCTCGGCGCTGTCGCCCGCGAAGGTGCCGTAGGTGGCGAACGCCTCGGCGGTGGCCGGCGTGTAGACCGGGAGCCGGCCCTCCGCCGCGTCGGCCAGCGTCGCCGACGCGGCGGCCACCTGGAAGCGCGCCTCGCCCGCGCGCGCCGCCTCGGCCGCCAGCCGCACCTCCACGCGGTCGTGCGCGGGGACGGTCACGCGCCGCCCCGTCTCCGTCACGTTCACCCCCAGCGCCCGCGCGGCCACGTCGACTTCCAGCGGCCTGCCGGTCTGGTTCTGGATGACGATGGGAAGCTCGAAGCGGTCGCCCCAGTTCAGGAAGCGCGGCGCCGACGGGCGCACCATCAGCGGCTGCCGCGCGGTGATCCCGCTCTCGCCCTTGCCGTAGCGCGTCCCCCCGTCGACGGCGACGGCGGTCACGCGGTAGCGGGTGAGGTTGGACGGCAGCTTGAACGGCACCACCGCGCGCCCGTCGGGACCCGTGCGCACCGTGGGCGCGAACACCGCCAGCGCGTCGAAGTTGGTGCGGATGGCGATGGGCGCCGGCCCCGCGCCCGGCGGGGACGGAGGCGGCGGCGGGGGAGGAGGAGGAGGCGGCGGGGGAGGCGGCGGCGCGTTGGCGTCGCGGGCGGCGGCGCGGGCCTCCGCCGCCACCAGCGGCTGCTGCCCGGCCATCGCGTTCGCCTCGATCATCCCCCGCATCAGCGCCAGCCGCACGGGCACGAGGGAGATGCGGAGCGGCGCCGGCGCGTCCTCGCCCACCGTCACCGGCGTCCGCACCGTCACGTATCCTTCCATCACCGCCACCACCGCCACCTGCCCCGAGGCCACGCCGGTGAAGCGGAAGCGGCCTCCCACGTCCGTCTTCAGCGTGTCGCGCGACCCCTCGAGCACCACGCTGGCGCCGGCGAGGTAGCCGCCGGTGCGCGCGTCCACCACGCGCCCGACGATGGTGTGCGGCTCGGGCGCGTAGTCGGGCGCCTCCACCTTCACCAGGTCGCGCAGACGCATGTCGGTCACGCCCGGCGAGCGCGAGGGATAGAAGCTGGCGAGCGGATCGGCGATCTCGTAGCCCACCAGCGCCAGCACCGCCTCGTCCACCACCGCCAGCGCCACCTCGGCGTTGGGGACGGGGCGGCCGGCGGCGTCGAGCACCTCGATCCCCACCGCCGTCTGCGCGTCGGGCGCCGTGGCCGTATCCCGCGGCAGCGCCTTCACCGCCAGCGCGCGACTGACCGGGGGGACGAGGAGATTCGTCATCCCCGCCGCGTAGAGCACGCCGCGCGCGCCCTCGCCGTGGCGGCCGTCGGAGGCGCCCACTAGGTCCAGCTGCACCCAGACGTTCGGCATGTCCGCCGCGGTGATGGGGACGGTGACCACGGAGGTCGCCCCGTCCAGCCGCACCTCGTCCGTCCGCACCAGCCCGTTGCGCCGCAGCGTCAGCAGCCCGCGCGCGGGGACGAACGAGGTGCGGACCAGGATCTTCGCCGTATCCCCCACTGCATACGTCTTCTTGTCGGGGACGAGCTCCACGCTGCGCTCCGTCCCCTCGCCCGGGCGCATGGTGAAGCCGCCGCGGCCGGCCACCCAGATGGTCAGCGTCGTCTCCGCCGTCCGCCCCTGCAGGTCGGTGGTCGACGCGGTGATG is a genomic window containing:
- a CDS encoding medium chain dehydrogenase/reductase family protein, encoding MRQVWITKRGGPEVLQVREAPDPEPKPGEIRIRVAAAGINFADILARMGLYPDAPPLPAVVGYEVAGTVDAVGEGVTGFEIGDRVGSMTRFGGYSDIACVPALQAIRLPDGLSFEEAAAIPVNYLTAWLMLVTLGNVRAGDRVLVHAVAGGVGQAALQICRWKGAEVIGTASASKHARLKELGVAHCIDYRTQDFLAETKRITGGRGVDIALDAVGGDSFRKSYRALAPLGRLYIFGASALATGKRRSLVSAARGLLAMPAFRPIPLMNANRGVHGVNLGHLWNQAARLREMLGEIVALVADGTFRPVVDRSFPFDRAGEAHEWMQDRKNFGKVLLTP
- a CDS encoding DUF4344 domain-containing metallopeptidase, with translation MLRIPNLRRLTALALVPLACAAVAACEARGVREGAAQPPGVPTQFRPERAPGAQRAYAGRFRVAYWPMDDTLFARWQDDFRQAHFLEDVAGWMNDWVRLPQDVTLTFAQCGESNSFYEPRDRTVTVCFELVDELDQMFADDRDRDQAVNDALLFTTLHEVGHALVNVLDLPVTGREEDAVDQLASLILVDGAEDGDEAAVNGVRGLPDDDQLDDLAFADEHALNGQRFYNVLCLVYGQDPDAYADWTHDGTLPPERAERCPEEYEQTRASWQKLLGPYLRG
- a CDS encoding Ig-like domain-containing protein; translation: MPSIHRSTLAATLLAAAALPSAAGAQQPQRPEPIPALYARYAPPPGVVMADSSGLRFRLQSALMAADAAARPRAATGRLLTSAESQRLLARLGPLTAPATPADSFFFPAQTLAPPRTGRTVAEPFPPRDTATVGRPVRPGAQPAAALGVIRRAPEGEVTTGAEVTITFSQPMVPLGSVGDVAAQAVPARITPQPAGRWRWIDVRTLKFEPGGRLPMATTYTVEVPAGARGTSGLPLAEPVRWTFSTTPAKAIGALPQSESEGLTPVMAVAFDQRIDPAAVLRTIVLRANGRPRPVRMATAQEIAADSSGLKEVLDSQEPGRWLAFRAVDPLPRNAAVTVTVGPRVPSAEGPRPSERAQYWEFHTYGPLKVDGENGGSRPGEAFYVEMTNPLDEAAFRPSMVTVTPAIPGMQAWASGSTIVITGETQANTRYTVRLDPAIRDVFGQTLGGTRPIRFEVGVPSAFLSGPSGIVVPDPLATPGVSLTVMTHRRLHLRIHRVRPEDWYEFQPGQTRDDRGRRSLPGTPVVDRIITVETDPGESREVRIDVTPALTNGVGNAVVAVEAVEGNSDWERNQAVYTWVQATKIGIAAMSDNADMTVWATSLVDGAPVAGAAVRIAPADAAATTDARGAATLPLPASGAQKPLLIVRRGDDAAFLAPGMSGYGSWARTEPSPTAVWFTFTDRGLYRPGETVRFKGWVRRLGAGKTGELSLMRPGTADSVAWLAYDGQGNEVARGRSALTALGGFDASFTPPAGSNLGSTYVQVELLHPEPGLRGTTGSVQYTLQEFRRPEFTVTAQASEGPHFIGGSAEVTVRAAYFAGGPLPSAPVHWVVTAVPGFFTPPGWEEWAFGSAPAFLRGVYRPMGQARVQMLDGVTGPSGEHVLRVSFDAGVPPRPYAVRAQATVTDVNRQTWSADASMLVHPAAIYVGLRPRRAWLNAGDSIDVDAIAVDLDGNTVSGRTLELRAVRRSWENRGGEWQEVVGDTVRCTRQSGTSPSRCVFRADQPGSYDITASTTDLQGRTAETTLTIWVAGRGGFTMRPGEGTERSVELVPDKKTYAVGDTAKILVRTSFVPARGLLTLRRNGLVRTDEVRLDGATSVVTVPITAADMPNVWVQLDLVGASDGRHGEGARGVLYAAGMTNLLVPPVSRALAVKALPRDTATAPDAQTAVGIEVLDAAGRPVPNAEVALAVVDEAVLALVGYEIADPLASFYPSRSPGVTDMRLRDLVKVEAPDYAPEPHTIVGRVVDARTGGYLAGASVVLEGSRDTLKTDVGGRFRFTGVASGQVAVVAVMEGYVTVRTPVTVGEDAPAPLRISLVPVRLALMRGMIEANAMAGQQPLVAAEARAAARDANAPPPPPPPPPPPPPPPPSPPGAGPAPIAIRTNFDALAVFAPTVRTGPDGRAVVPFKLPSNLTRYRVTAVAVDGGTRYGKGESGITARQPLMVRPSAPRFLNWGDRFELPIVIQNQTGRPLEVDVAARALGVNVTETGRRVTVPAHDRVEVRLAAEAARAGEARFQVAAASATLADAAEGRLPVYTPATAEAFATYGTFAGDSAETLPLQVPMDAIPAFGGVEVTTSSTALQELTDALLYLVRYPYECAEQIASRMLGVTALRDVLYAFRTEELPDPEALRASVDRDVRDLAARQNSDGGFGFWRAGQPSFPYVSIHAAHALQRAREKGYEVPQQVMQRSIAYLRTIPGSLPREYPADVRRALHAYALYVRARMGDATAADGVRRFMATAPRDSITTEEAGWLLSAATGKAELAAQRDTLLRFINNRATETAATATFTTHYSEGEYLLLHSNRRTDGVVLEALIGAQPDNPLIPKTVRGLLGHRVRGRWDNTQENGWVLVALDRYFHAFEGQTPEFVARVWLGERFAGSHQFTGRQTDRWLVSVPMQTLQQERPSSLTIGKEGPGRLYYRAGLRYAPRDLDLLPLDAGFVVSRTYEGVDDQRDVVLGSDGHWRVKAGARVRVTVTMTAPSRRLHVALVDPLPAGFEPVNPELQGTQDVAPEGGTARPLTYDWWWRAYWYQHQNLRDDRAEAFTTFLPAGTYTYSYVARATTPGRFIVPPPRAEEMYTPETFGRGKTERVDVIPADQQ